The window CGCCGCCCGTATACAGACGAGCGACGTTTTCGGCGTCTGGGATATTGCGCTACTCGTGACGTCTATTATCCCTCTTTACACGTTGTACGAAGCGCAAACCTATGCAAACCGCGTCAATCAAGACCCTGACGGGGAGAGCAACAGCCGCTTCAGTCCATGGAATATTCTGTTTGTCTTTATGGGGGTCGCTATCTGGGGAACGGTCGCGTTTGCCATCCTTGCTCAGTTCACTACCATTCTGGACTGATTATTCCGCACATCCTCTGGGAGTCATGGTTTATGACTCCCCAATCTCCCCCTCAAATTCCCCCTCTAAACCTGACTTGGATGGATGTCCGTTCACGTCGTCGCGACTAATGTTAATCCGTGGATGCGCGTGGGTGTTTAACCCCGACGGGCCATCCATGTAAGGAGTTAACAATAATAAGCTTGCGGGAGAGCTGACATGGTCATGGATAACGTAAATAACAAGAATGGCGATAGCAGGTTGGGCGAGGGCGTGAAGCGGCTAGCAGTGGCTGCAGTCTGTGCGGGAACGCTGTGCGCCGCCGGCAGTGGCTATGGCGAAGTGAATCGTCATGCCTCGGTGATGGTGCATCTGTTCGAATGGAGCTGGGAGGATGTGGCGCAGGAGTGCGAGCAATATCTGGGGCCGAAGGGATTCACTGCGGTGCAGGTGTCGCCGCCGCAGGCGCATATCGGCGGCGCCCAATGGTGGACTAGATATCAACCCGTCAGCTATGTGTTGAACAGTCGTAGCGGCGACCGGGAGCGCTTCCGGAACATGACGCAACGATGCGCTGCGGCGGGTGTGGATGTGTATGCGGATCTGGTGATCAATCACATGGCTTCCACCGGATTCGACTTTCCTGACGTCCCCTATGGCGTCAATGACTTCCATAACTGGAACTGCGGCGGCATTAACTATGGCGACGCCAATCAGGTCTGGAACTGCGATCTGGTGGGCTTGAAAGACCTGAAGACAGAGAGCGATTACGTGCGCGGCAAAATCGCGGATTATATGAACGACCTGGTCAGCCTGGGAGTAAAAGGCTTTCGTATCGACGCCGCCAAGCACATGCCGCCTGCCGACATTGAGAATATCGTCAGTCGCGTTCAAGGCTCACCCTATATCTTTCAGGAAGTGATCCGGGCGTCGGGAGAGGCGGTGCAGCCGGAGATGTACACCCATATCGCCGATGTCACTGAGTTTCAAATGGAGCGCGATCTGGCCTGGCATTTTCGCAATGGGCGCATGGCGAACCTGGCTGACTTTTCCCAGTGGGGCGGCCGTGTCGCCAGCAGCGACGCCATGGTGTTCGTCGCCAATCACGACGACCAACGCCAGCACCCGGAATGGGCGCTGACCTGGAATGATCCTCAGGGCATGTACTATATCGCCAATATTTTCATGCTCGCTTATCCCTATGGCTATCCCAGAGTGATGTCCAGCTATTACTTCAATGATCATGATCAGGGGCCGCCGAATTCCGGTCCGCACACCGGCGGCGCCTGCGGCGTGGACTGGGTGTGCGAGCACCGTTGGGGCGGGATTGGCAATATGGCGAAATTCCGTCAGGTCACCGCCGCCAACGCTTATCTCTCTAATGTGTCCCGCGATGGAGACAATCGGCTGGCGTTTGGACGCGGCGGACTC is drawn from Hahella sp. KA22 and contains these coding sequences:
- a CDS encoding carbohydrate-binding module family 20 domain-containing protein is translated as MDNVNNKNGDSRLGEGVKRLAVAAVCAGTLCAAGSGYGEVNRHASVMVHLFEWSWEDVAQECEQYLGPKGFTAVQVSPPQAHIGGAQWWTRYQPVSYVLNSRSGDRERFRNMTQRCAAAGVDVYADLVINHMASTGFDFPDVPYGVNDFHNWNCGGINYGDANQVWNCDLVGLKDLKTESDYVRGKIADYMNDLVSLGVKGFRIDAAKHMPPADIENIVSRVQGSPYIFQEVIRASGEAVQPEMYTHIADVTEFQMERDLAWHFRNGRMANLADFSQWGGRVASSDAMVFVANHDDQRQHPEWALTWNDPQGMYYIANIFMLAYPYGYPRVMSSYYFNDHDQGPPNSGPHTGGACGVDWVCEHRWGGIGNMAKFRQVTAANAYLSNVSRDGDNRLAFGRGGLGFVALNNDTGAWSASLNTGLSAGEYCDILHGDYVKGVCTGATVFVDNAGYASINVAGRDAMAIHVEARVADCPQCQSQRVDVSFACDDGQTQWGQSVYAVGNLPELGGWSPAGAVKLEPSAYPVWSGVISVPAGTQVEWKCLKRDENNAGAGIEWQPGSNTVFNTDSVNATRGGW